One Spinacia oleracea cultivar Varoflay chromosome 4, BTI_SOV_V1, whole genome shotgun sequence DNA segment encodes these proteins:
- the LOC110804822 gene encoding peptidyl-prolyl cis-trans isomerase CYP19-3, translating to MAKPNPKVFFDILIGKMKAGRVVMELFADVTPKTAENFRALCTGEKGITKLGKPLHYKGSGFHRIIPNFMCQGGDFTKGNGTGGESIYGSKFDDENFKLKHTGPGILSMANAGRNTNGSQFFICTQKTSWLDGKHVVFGKVVEGYNVVEDMEKQGSDSGITKQQVVIEDCGQLPDDN from the coding sequence ATGGCAAAGCCAAATCCAAAGGTTTTCTTTGACATATTGATTGGGAAGATGAAGGCTGGTCGAGTTGTTATGGAGCTTTTTGCTGATGTTACCCCCAAAACTGCTGAAAACTTCCGTGCTTTATGCACTGGGGAGAAAGGAATTACTAAACTTGGGAAGCCACTCCATTATAAGGGCTCAGGATTTCACAGAATCATCCCAAATTTCATGTGCCAGGGTGGGGATTTCACCAAGGGAAATGGAACTGGAGGAGAATCAATTTATGGatcaaaatttgatgatgagaaCTTCAAGCTGAAGCATACAGGACCTGGTATTCTCTCCATGGCGAATGCAGGACGAAATACTAATGGCTCACAGTTTTTTATTTGCACGCAAAAGACGTCATGGCTGGATGGAAAGCATGTTGTTTTTGGTAAAGTAGTTGAAGGTTATAACGTGGTCGAGGATATGGAGAAACAGGGGTCAGACAGTGGAATTACTAAACAACAGGTGGTCATTGAAGACTGTGGTCAGCTACCTGATGATAACTGA
- the LOC110804821 gene encoding rubisco accumulation factor 1.1, chloroplastic: MLSLSSPKTLSLSATSSTLFSTTKHLLPPLRLPNKHPSPTITASSNSPPPSRLIIPNSSSYSKSSSSNSNSYSSPTPQPQNLYQPYRPPANPLPEKYKNLDTLSIVEVLANRLGLWYEYAPLISSLFRDGFTPPSIEELTGITGVDQNRLVVAAQVRESIAEDTLIEPETLAYFDSGGSEILYELRLLSTWQRAATANYIVRNKLDGDKAREIARSIKEFPARQDEPCIVNFDYTKPGDCWAFTYFRLSREFKNPSDKRSSALVTALEVAETDKAKDIIKEEIEGKKEGELEEIVKVAVKVPVVRLKMGEVAEATTVVVLPVSIAAEGESGVGKVPMECKSEGGFGIVVADKGWDRWVVLPRWVPLLGIGSGVAVSFSNAKVLPWRVNRTYVNEPVLVVIDRKRKQVEFDDGFYLVAGSGGDDGGLKVEKGSILKETGVAETIGTVVIVVRPPNYEVDDQLSDEDWD, translated from the coding sequence atgctttctctctcctccccaaaAACCCTCTCTCTCTCCGCCACCTCCTCCACCCTTTTCTCCACCACTAAACACCTTCTCCCACCTCTCCGCCTCCCCAACAAACACCCCTCCCCTACTATCACCGCCTCCTCCAACTCTCCACCACCCTCACGCCTCATCATCCCCAACTCCTCCTCCTACTCGAAATCATCCTCCTCCAACTCCAACTCCTACTCCAGCCCAACCCCTCAACCGCAAAACCTCTACCAACCCTACCGCCCTCCCGCCAACCCCCTCCCAGAGAAATACAAAAACCTCGACACCCTCTCCATCGTGGAGGTCCTTGCTAACCGTCTCGGGCTCTGGTACGAATACGCCCCACTTATCTCTAGCCTCTTTCGCGACGGCTTCACCCCGCCCTCCATCGAAGAGCTCACTGGAATCACCGGCGTCGATCAGAACCGCCTCGTCGTAGCCGCTCAAGTCCGGGAATCCATTGCCGAGGACACCCTCATTGAGCCCGAAACTCTTGCCTATTTCGATTCTGGCGGGTCCGAGATTCTGTACGAACTTCGGCTACTGTCTACATGGCAGAGGGCTGCTACGGCTAACTATATTGTGAGGAATAAATTGGATGGAGATAAAGCGCGGGAGATTGCCCGGTCGATTAAGGAATTTCCCGCAAGACAGGATGAGCCTTGTATTGTTAATTTTGACTATACTAAGCCTGGGGATTGTTGGGCGTTTACATATTTCCGGCTTTCGAGGGAGTTTAAGAACCCTTCGGATAAGAGGAGCTCGGCATTGGTAACGGCATTAGAGGTAGCAGAGACGGATAAGGCCAAGGATATTATAAAGGAGGAGATTGAGGGAAAGAAGGAAGGGGAGTTGGAGGAGATTGTAAAGGTTGCAGTTAAGGTTCCCGTGGTGAGGTTGAAGATGGGGGAAGTGGCAGAAGCGACGACGGTGGTTGTTTTGCCAGTATCTATTGCGGCAGAGGGGGAAAGTGGGGTTGGGAAGGTACCTATGGAGTGTAAGAGTGAAGGAGGTTTTGGGATTGTTGTTGCGGATAAGGGGTGGGATAGGTGGGTGGTGCTACCTAGATGGGTTCCATTGTTGGGGATCGGGTCTGGGGTGGCTGTGTCGTTTAGTAATGCCAAAGTGTTGCCTTGGAGGGTGAATCGGACGTATGTGAATGAGCCAGTTTTGGTGGTCATAGATAGGAAGAGGAAACAAGTGGAGTTTGATGATGGCTTTTACTTGGTGGCTGGGAGTGGCGGTGATGATGGTGGTTTAAAGGTGGAAAAAGGTTCAATTTTGAAGGAAACTGGGGTGGCCGAGACCATAGGGACGGTTGTAATTGTGGTAAGGCCACCTAATTACGAGGTTGATGACCAATTAAGTGATGAGGATTGGGATTGA